In the Sedimentisphaera cyanobacteriorum genome, TGTTGGTTCTGTAAGGCAGGGTATCAGCATTGCTATCGCATTGAGGCCGAGGCCGAGCAGAAGTAGCCTTTTCTTGCCGATCCTTGCGGCAAGAAGACCGCCCGGAACGCTGAAAACAGCGAACGCTATAAATACAAAGAATGAAAGAAGGGTTGCTGTTACGTTGCTGAGCTCGTAATTCTCCCTTACCGCCTCAGACATAGGCCCCATTGCATCGGCAACGCCCATCATCAGAAATACAAATAGTATTGGAATTGTTTGGATTCTCACGATTCTGCCTTTCGTAAAATTAAACTGTTATTAAATTCTGTACATTAACAATATAAACCCCGCAATATGTCTTACTCCAACTCTTCAGACATTGAGTAAGGGGCATCGGAAGGGGCATTGCCCCAGTCTTTGTTCGGCTCATCATCCATATCGAAAGATATTGTTCCGCCCTTCTGGATGTCTTCGTAATTCAGGTAAGTCTTTGAATACGGTCTGCCGTTCAAACGGGCAGATTGAATATATATATTATCTTTGCTGTTCTCTTCGGCCTCAACGGTAAAGATATTCCCGTTTTCAAGCTTCATTTCAGCCTCCTTGAAAATCGGACTTCCTATCACAAACTCCCCTGAACCCGGACATACCGGATAAAATCCAAGGGCTGAGAATACATACCACGCTGAGGTCTGGCCGTTATCCTCATCGCCGCAAAGGCCGTCCGGGCGTGGCTGGTAGAGCCTGTCCATAACCTCCCTGACCCATTTCTGCGCCTTCCATGGCTGGCCGGCATAGTTGTAGAGGTATATCATATGCTGGATTGGCTGATTCCCGTGGGCGTACTGACCCATATCAACAACGGTCATCTCTATGATCTCGTGTATCGGGAAGCCGTAATAAGAAGCGTCGTATTTCGGCGGCGTTGTAAAAACAGAATCAAGCTTTTCTGCGAACGCTTTCTTGCCGCCCATCAGATTCATAAGCCCCTTTGGATCCTGAAAAACAGACCACGTGTAATGCCATGCTGAGCCTTCAGTGAAAACCCCGCCCCATTTCTCAGGAACGAATGGAGACTGCCATTTGCCGTCTTCTTTTTTGCCTCTCATAAAATTCGTGCTTTTATCAAAAACGTTTCTGTAGTATTGGGCTCTCTTACGGAAACGCTTAATATGCTCTTCTGGTTTATCCAGAGCCTCTGCAAGCTTCCAGACAGTATAATCGGCATAGCTGTATTCAAGCGTGCGGGCAATGCTCTCATTTACACCTACATCGCAGGGAATATAACCCTTTTCGTTGTAATAGTCAACGCCGAGCCTGCCTACCGAAGAGAGCTTCGGGTGCTGATTTTCGGAATTTTTCAGAATAGCTTCGTAGAGAGTTTCAATGTCGTAGCCCCTTATTCCGCTGAGGTAGGTATTAGCGATTATCGAAGCAGAATTAGAGCCCACCATGCAGTCTCTGTGTCCCGGGCTTGCCCATTCCGGAAGCCAGCCGCTCTGCTTGTAGGTGTTTACAAGGCCCTTCATAATATCGGCATTCAGCTCGGGGTACATCACAGTGAAGAACGGGAAGACTGCGCGGAATGTATCCCAGAAACCGTTGTCTGTGAACATATATCCCGGGAGCACCTTGCCGTTGTATGGGCTGTAATGAACCATCTTGCCGTCTTCATTGAATTCGTAGAACTTCCTCGGGAAAAGCAGAGTGCGGTAAAGCGCTGTGTAGAAATTGCCGTACTGTTTTTCAGTTCCGCCATTTACCCTGATTCTGTTTAACTGCTTATTCCATATATCCTTTGCTTTTGAGCGGGTTTGCGAGAAGGTTTCATTGCCTATCTCTCGTTTGAGATTCAGCTTTGCCTGCTTAAGGCTGATAAACGAAGAGGCCACTTTAACGTTCACCTTCTCGCCCTTGCCGGTTTTGAATCTGACAGCCGCTCCGACATGTTCGCCCTTCTTCTCACTGCTGCCCTTTTTGATTTTCCAGTCGCTCCAGGTGGAAACTTCTTCAAAATCCTTGTCGAAAACTGCAGCGAAATAGTTATGGAAGTTATCAGGTACGCCGCCGCTGTTGTTGCGGCAGTAGCCTATGATCATTCGCTTCTCGGGCAGGATCTTTACGTATGAGCCCTGATTGAAGGCATCCAGCAGTACGTAGGATTTATCTGATTCGGGGAATGTAAAGCGAAACTGAGCAGCCCTTTGGGAAGGTGTGATCTCTGCGGTTACATCGTAATCGGCCAGATAGGCCTTGTAGTAGTGCGGCTTTACCGTCTCGGCCTTATGAGAAAACCAGCTCGCGCGCTCTTCCGTTCGAACTTTTAGCTCGCCGACTACCGGCATAAGGGCAAAACGGGCGTAGTCGCTGATCCAAGGACTGGGCTGATGGGTCTGCTTGAATCCGCAAATCTTATAGTCGTCGTAGTTGTAGCACCAGCCGTTGAGCTGATCAGTATTCGTTACCGGCGTCCAGAAATTCATGCCCCAGGGAAGAGCTATAGCAGGATAAGTGTTGCCGTTGGAAAATTCGAAGGCCGAATCCGAACCAACCAATGGATTTACATAATCAAGAGGCTGATGTTTCATATCATCTGCAAATAAAACTGATGAAATTGCTGCTGTAATTAATATTAGGATTAAATTTTTAAATTTCATTTAACTACCCTTCTTCTATTAGTTTTCTTGCTGGATATTCTGATATTCTGCAGCTGAAAAATATCCCCTCGCTGCGGCGGCAGGATAAAGAAGCTGCCAGCTCGTTACAGGCCTTCTGTTATGATCGTCCCAGTCGTTAGAATACCTGCCCTTAGGCCCCATTACGTTTTCATGAACATTTCTCATAACATCAAAGGCCTTGTTCTTCCATTTGGGATTTCCGGTTACTTCCGAGAGCTCAAACCATGCCTCTACAAGAGTAAATCCGAACATTGCTTTGCAT is a window encoding:
- a CDS encoding GH92 family glycosyl hydrolase: MKFKNLILILITAAISSVLFADDMKHQPLDYVNPLVGSDSAFEFSNGNTYPAIALPWGMNFWTPVTNTDQLNGWCYNYDDYKICGFKQTHQPSPWISDYARFALMPVVGELKVRTEERASWFSHKAETVKPHYYKAYLADYDVTAEITPSQRAAQFRFTFPESDKSYVLLDAFNQGSYVKILPEKRMIIGYCRNNSGGVPDNFHNYFAAVFDKDFEEVSTWSDWKIKKGSSEKKGEHVGAAVRFKTGKGEKVNVKVASSFISLKQAKLNLKREIGNETFSQTRSKAKDIWNKQLNRIRVNGGTEKQYGNFYTALYRTLLFPRKFYEFNEDGKMVHYSPYNGKVLPGYMFTDNGFWDTFRAVFPFFTVMYPELNADIMKGLVNTYKQSGWLPEWASPGHRDCMVGSNSASIIANTYLSGIRGYDIETLYEAILKNSENQHPKLSSVGRLGVDYYNEKGYIPCDVGVNESIARTLEYSYADYTVWKLAEALDKPEEHIKRFRKRAQYYRNVFDKSTNFMRGKKEDGKWQSPFVPEKWGGVFTEGSAWHYTWSVFQDPKGLMNLMGGKKAFAEKLDSVFTTPPKYDASYYGFPIHEIIEMTVVDMGQYAHGNQPIQHMIYLYNYAGQPWKAQKWVREVMDRLYQPRPDGLCGDEDNGQTSAWYVFSALGFYPVCPGSGEFVIGSPIFKEAEMKLENGNIFTVEAEENSKDNIYIQSARLNGRPYSKTYLNYEDIQKGGTISFDMDDEPNKDWGNAPSDAPYSMSEELE